The Lewinella sp. 4G2 nucleotide sequence TCCTCCAGCAACTGGCCGTCTCCGAAGAATTCGAGAGCCTGAACGCAGATGGCGTCCACATCGAAATCGCCAGCCACGGTTACGACCGGTTCAATGAATTGCAGCAATTCATTTCGGATAACTTCCGCCGCGAACTGGCCGTCGCCGAAGCCGCCAGCGTTGCGGCGATGACGGTGCCCGCCTTCTGCCGTTACTTCAAAAAGGTGACGGGTAAGACTTTCGTGACCTACCTCACCAACTTCCGGATTGTCTTTGCCTGCAAACTCCTCGCAGACGGCCACGGCACCATCGCCGAGGTCGCCTTCGAGTGTGGGTTCAATAGCCTCAGCCAGTTTAATCGGGCCTTCAAGAAAATTACCGGCCGTACCCCCAGCCAGTACCGCCAGCACCTGCGGATGACGGTGGGTGGGGAATTCACCGATTAGCCAAGCGCCTTGTTTACGCTCGCCATCATGGCTCGGTGAGTCGCCTTGATCGCTAAGTCAGGACCCATTTGGTTCAGTGTTTTACTGAAGGGTTCCGCACGGAGCGGTCCGTCGTAGCCTATTTCCACCAGCGTCTGTAGGAACGCATCGAGGTCGATTACCCCGGTCGCGCCGGGCAGCTCCCGCGCTACGTCCGTTTGCTGGTGCAGGGTGAGTTGATCGTTGGCATCGTTCAGGTCGACGGCGATGATGTCCTCATTCTTCCAGATCTTCAGGTCGTCCACTCCTTCCTG carries:
- a CDS encoding AraC family transcriptional regulator, which translates into the protein MLKHYPDPSLRTNKLPNYHYHPELELVFVNGGNGRRHVGSHVSHFEDGELILIGSNLPHWGFTDSNTRNRAETVVQFAPDFPAAGFRELGEAQQLNNLFERARDGISFTGRTKAVQGARLERMIDLDPMGRLLTLLDILQQLAVSEEFESLNADGVHIEIASHGYDRFNELQQFISDNFRRELAVAEAASVAAMTVPAFCRYFKKVTGKTFVTYLTNFRIVFACKLLADGHGTIAEVAFECGFNSLSQFNRAFKKITGRTPSQYRQHLRMTVGGEFTD